A single Primulina eburnea isolate SZY01 chromosome 11, ASM2296580v1, whole genome shotgun sequence DNA region contains:
- the LOC140805401 gene encoding uncharacterized protein, giving the protein MLEGTRGGEETLDLGGKRKHRILAADIHEREGQLEEVGDGTKIDIKEDRWIPRLGGKVALSRAHDNRMMVKDLIENGRWRESQIRELFSHHLVDDILAIPIATSQSEVHRFWFYDPRGKYTVRDGYRVATRFYDPPESSSTSPMEDWWKFLWALSIPPKVRIFCWRAVLDIIPTEQNLLAHHVPSSGNCPLCHYSCDSSSHALFMCPLIKSCWNGTSFWPTLKRVGHLSTIDIFLRMKANLSKIDFERFVVRAWATWNERLSLVHKKKDFVGGTNSDWSEIFLTDFHIARKSLYPAAGENKCLSPATWMVPPEDKLRLDVDAAYNEGSNSFGVGGVVRNHEGQPVMAFGKNIDKPTSITYAELLAIEGGLQISIERNLPIHQMTSDSLLAVQAVTSLEENFSYVGSKAKDIRNLMDFHSITHLSHVRRSANVVAHSIAAFASSSPSHFVWEVGDFPLWLIHLVTKDLFTSQ; this is encoded by the exons ATGCTCGAAGGGACACGAGGCGGTGAGGAAACACTCGATCTTGGAGGAAAAAGGAAGCACCGAATTCTTGCTGCTGATATTCACGAAAGAGAAGGCCAATTGGAGGAG GTGGGAGATGGAACAAAGATTGATATAAAGGAGGACAGATGGATACCGAGGCTAGGGGGAAAAGTCGCTTTATCTCGGGCACATGACAATCGAATGATGGTCAAGGACCTtatagaaaatgggagatggCGGGAATCACAGATTCGAGAACTATTCTCACACCACTTAGTGGATGACATCCTAGCCATCCCTATTGCCACGTCTCAGAGTGAAGTTCACCGTTTCTGGTTTTATGATCCAAGAGGAAAGTACACAGTTCGGGATGGGTACAGGGTAGCTACAAGGTTTTATGATCCGCCAGAATCTAGCTCGACCTCGCCTATGGAAGACTGGTGGAAATTCCTCTGGGCTCTTTCGATCCCTCCGAAAGTCCGGATATTCTGCTGGAGAGCGGTTCTGGATATAATACCCACAGAACAAAATCTTTTAGCGCATCATGTTCCATCCTCAGGTAATTGCCCGCTATGTCATTACTCTTGTGATTCGTCTAGTCATGCATTATTCATGTGCCCTTTAATAAAATCTTGCTGGAATGGGACGAGCTTCTGGCCAACTTTGAAAAGGGTTGGACATCTGAGTACCATTGATATTTTCTTACGGATGAAAGCGAACCTCAGTAAGATCGACTTTGAGAGGTTTGTGGTGCGAGCTTGGGCAACATGGAATGAAAGACTAAGCCTGGTACATAAGAAAAAGGATTTTGTTGGAGGAACTAATAGTGATTGGAGTGAGATCTTTCTTACTGATTTCCATATTGCTCGGAAATCTTTATATCCTGCAGCCGGAGAAAACAAGTGCCTCTCTCCTGCGACTTGGATGGTGCCACCCGAAGATAAACTTAGATTGGATGTTGATGCTGCTTATAACGAGGGTTCTAATAGCTTTGGAGTTGGAGGGGTGGTTAGAAACCACGAGGGACAACCTGTGATGGCTTTTGGTAAGAATATTGACAAACCAACGTCTATTACATATGCTGAGCTTCTTGCTATTGAAGGTGGACTACAGATTTCTATTGAGCGAAACCTTCCTATTCATCAGATGACATCAGATTCTCTTCTAGCGGTGCAAGCAGTCACTAGCCTGGAAGAAAACTTCAGTTATGTAGGGTCCAAAGCTAAAGACATCAGAAATCTTATGGACTTCCATAGTATCACTCACTTGAGCCATGTGCGCCGATCAGCCAATGTAGTTGCACATTCTATTGCTGCTTTTGCTAGTTCATCTCCATCCCATTTTGTATGGGAGGTTGGAGATTTTCCTCTTTGGTTAATTCATCTTGTAACAAAAGACTTATTTACTTCTCAATAA